From one Mycobacterium colombiense CECT 3035 genomic stretch:
- a CDS encoding polysaccharide biosynthesis tyrosine autokinase gives MDFRTFVRILGTHWKLAITALLACTIGAAFVTALQTKHYQSSATVLISFSGATDLNELYSGTEAAQERLSSYAQIAGGHIVAERAIRQLQLSASADDVLSQTQVKYTPKSELFTISVKDTDPARAAALAGAMANQFSAILPTISPTSVPTGVGAPVTAGPRPEVTETTTPPGQPSDLPGAALGPTGKPLPVARATVVEAPRVPRVPVSPVPARNMAIGFIAGVLLAIAVALTREAGDRTIRTREKLEGVSGVPTLAELPGKRGKVPRFGTDAASDDAIRGMRTRLLRAMGPEARRVLVAGPFGGEGTTTTAMNLALALAEMGEDTLLVEGDSRRHVVAGLLRVESGEGLGNALANPEIAGDAVKPTPISRLFVLASRSARRESLPVSAYLPEVVDRVLQELSSRFDRIVVDGPPVLATADAGLLAGAVNATVLVVRARRTTADELTDALTALRAAGAQVVGTVLIDARQSLHIRAADRAYRSKASGSA, from the coding sequence ATGGATTTCCGTACCTTCGTCCGGATTCTCGGCACGCACTGGAAGCTGGCGATTACCGCGCTGCTGGCCTGCACAATCGGCGCCGCGTTCGTTACTGCGTTGCAGACCAAGCACTACCAGTCGTCGGCCACGGTCCTCATCTCGTTCTCGGGCGCGACCGACCTGAATGAGCTATACAGCGGCACGGAGGCTGCACAAGAACGGTTGTCGTCGTACGCCCAAATCGCCGGCGGACACATCGTGGCTGAGCGCGCAATCCGTCAGCTCCAGCTTTCGGCCAGCGCTGACGATGTGCTGAGCCAGACCCAAGTGAAATACACTCCGAAATCGGAGCTTTTCACCATCAGCGTCAAGGACACCGATCCTGCGCGCGCTGCCGCGCTGGCGGGTGCCATGGCCAATCAGTTCAGCGCGATCCTTCCGACAATCAGTCCTACTTCGGTTCCGACCGGTGTCGGCGCCCCGGTGACTGCCGGACCGCGCCCCGAGGTGACCGAGACAACCACTCCGCCGGGCCAGCCCTCGGACCTGCCGGGTGCCGCGCTCGGCCCGACGGGCAAGCCGTTGCCGGTAGCCCGGGCGACCGTGGTCGAGGCGCCGCGGGTACCGCGCGTTCCGGTGTCGCCGGTGCCGGCGCGGAACATGGCGATCGGGTTCATCGCCGGTGTGCTACTTGCCATCGCGGTCGCGCTGACCCGCGAGGCCGGCGACCGCACCATTCGCACCCGGGAGAAGCTGGAGGGAGTCTCCGGGGTGCCGACTTTGGCGGAGCTGCCCGGAAAGCGCGGCAAGGTTCCGCGGTTCGGCACCGATGCCGCATCCGACGACGCCATCCGGGGAATGCGCACCAGGTTGCTCAGGGCGATGGGACCGGAAGCCCGCCGGGTCCTGGTGGCCGGACCGTTCGGCGGCGAAGGCACGACAACCACGGCGATGAACCTTGCGCTCGCCCTCGCCGAAATGGGCGAGGACACACTGCTTGTCGAGGGCGACAGTCGCCGCCACGTCGTCGCCGGATTACTGCGGGTCGAATCGGGTGAGGGATTGGGTAACGCGCTGGCCAACCCCGAGATCGCCGGCGATGCCGTAAAACCAACCCCCATTTCGAGGCTGTTCGTTCTTGCGTCCAGGTCCGCGCGCCGCGAGAGTTTACCTGTCAGCGCGTATTTGCCGGAAGTGGTGGACCGGGTCCTGCAGGAGTTGTCGTCGCGCTTTGACCGAATCGTGGTGGACGGGCCGCCGGTCCTCGCGACCGCCGACGCCGGCCTGCTGGCCGGCGCCGTCAACGCCACGGTGTTGGTGGTGCGGGCGCGCCGCACCACCGCCGACGAACTCACCGACGCGCTGACGGCCCTGCGCGCGGCCGGTGCACAGGTTGTCGGCACCGTGCTGATCGACGCGCGTCAGTCGTTGCACATCAGAGCGGCGGACCGCGCCTACCGGTCAAAGGCGAGCGGGTCGGCGTGA
- a CDS encoding O-antigen ligase family protein — protein MNLYLRARHRLAVEGTLLAIFVFGCFAFGVLSVRRTTEGVLLTAALFCVVVYWVKPEGMVAVTLFGAFAALPEGLHVGKVFGPVTVYAYHVAALLAICYLIPSLRPRARDFWLPGILVLTVLWSTITGFETGHAALVVMRESSAMLEMAIGFVLALLVVYGGHVKFAIRVMIVILWFSAGMAIVSSLFAIRLAGRAESLEGTTGAGQAVRIILTTQTPATAILSALVAAPIVARVRPAMYLALGPPALSISLLSFSRNTLISMGVAAAVALLGSLSWAAVRRTITTAAVGMALIAVTVPGSLFLLQRSKTGAWLSDQFVAFNQRVLGGVTSTALAVDDSALERLREINLLKETIAAAPVFGHGLGYVYQPPTGDDEFHLYLYPAYSHNFYLWWLAKAGAVGMAVFALFALTPVILALRCAPAAAKISAAVAAGLLAISAVWPLPEMPMDALGLGLALGAAMGFAGLRRRSGDGNQDDVDPVPAPTLELGPTAHVNVGAAASS, from the coding sequence GTGAATCTCTACCTGCGGGCTCGTCATCGCCTGGCGGTGGAGGGAACGCTGCTGGCGATATTCGTGTTCGGGTGCTTTGCGTTCGGCGTGCTCTCGGTGCGCCGAACCACCGAGGGTGTGCTGCTGACCGCCGCGTTGTTCTGCGTGGTCGTCTACTGGGTGAAACCCGAAGGGATGGTCGCGGTTACGCTGTTCGGGGCCTTCGCGGCGCTGCCGGAAGGCTTGCATGTCGGGAAAGTCTTTGGCCCCGTGACGGTTTACGCCTACCACGTGGCCGCGCTTCTCGCGATCTGCTACCTGATCCCATCCTTGAGACCGCGAGCGCGCGACTTCTGGTTGCCGGGCATCTTGGTGCTCACGGTTTTGTGGTCCACGATCACCGGATTCGAAACCGGACACGCCGCTCTGGTGGTGATGCGTGAATCGTCTGCCATGCTCGAAATGGCCATCGGATTCGTCCTGGCGTTGTTGGTCGTCTACGGCGGCCACGTCAAGTTCGCGATCCGGGTCATGATCGTGATTCTGTGGTTTTCGGCCGGCATGGCAATTGTGAGCTCGCTGTTCGCCATCCGGCTGGCCGGCCGGGCGGAAAGTCTGGAAGGCACGACGGGTGCCGGTCAGGCCGTCCGAATCATTTTGACCACCCAGACTCCGGCGACCGCCATCTTGTCCGCCCTGGTCGCCGCCCCGATCGTCGCGCGCGTCAGGCCCGCAATGTATCTCGCGCTGGGACCGCCGGCGTTGAGCATTTCGCTGCTGTCCTTCTCCCGCAACACGCTGATCTCCATGGGAGTGGCGGCCGCCGTAGCGCTGCTCGGCAGCTTGAGCTGGGCGGCGGTGCGCCGCACGATCACGACCGCCGCGGTCGGCATGGCCTTGATCGCGGTGACTGTGCCCGGGTCGTTGTTTTTGTTGCAGCGCTCGAAGACCGGGGCATGGCTCAGCGACCAGTTCGTCGCCTTCAATCAGCGGGTGCTCGGCGGGGTGACGTCAACCGCACTCGCCGTGGATGATTCGGCGCTGGAACGGCTGCGAGAAATCAACCTGCTCAAGGAGACCATCGCAGCCGCCCCGGTATTCGGCCATGGCCTGGGATACGTGTATCAGCCGCCGACCGGGGATGACGAGTTCCATCTGTACCTCTATCCCGCCTATTCCCACAACTTCTACCTGTGGTGGTTGGCCAAAGCCGGGGCTGTGGGCATGGCGGTGTTCGCGCTGTTCGCGCTGACGCCGGTGATCCTGGCGCTGCGCTGCGCGCCGGCGGCGGCGAAGATCAGCGCGGCGGTCGCCGCCGGACTGCTTGCGATTTCTGCCGTTTGGCCGTTGCCGGAGATGCCGATGGACGCCCTGGGGCTGGGCCTGGCTCTGGGCGCGGCGATGGGATTCGCCGGCCTGCGACGCAGAAGCGGTGACGGAAATCAGGACGACGTCGACCCCGTTCCGGCGCCCACTCTCGAGTTAGGCCCAACAGCTCATGTCAATGTCGGTGCCGCCGCCTCCAGCTGA
- a CDS encoding FkbM family methyltransferase, translated as MAVARSLKRFLAPAATTLAPRLFWRRKFRILQRLGQSRPDIRLVASLCDPRLISVDIGADLGEFTIAMLASSRSVIAFEPRPAQARDLTTMFGVVGAAVRVEAVALSDEPGVTAMRVVASEPGRSTIEAGNKLGDVDGGNIESIDVPVRRLDDLHLTDIGLIKIDVEGHELAVLRGATETLARHRPAVVVEAEERHHPDSIAQITRLLHGLGYAGYFDLDGVRRPIREFDPARHQDPANVGSQEDGWAGRGVYVNNFVFLPENA; from the coding sequence ATGGCTGTCGCACGCTCGCTGAAACGTTTTCTCGCGCCCGCGGCAACGACGCTCGCACCGCGCCTGTTCTGGCGTCGGAAGTTCCGCATCCTGCAACGCCTGGGGCAATCGCGCCCGGACATCCGGTTGGTGGCGTCGTTGTGTGATCCACGGCTGATCTCCGTGGACATCGGGGCAGATCTCGGTGAGTTCACGATCGCGATGTTGGCCTCGTCGCGCTCGGTGATCGCCTTCGAACCGCGGCCGGCCCAGGCCCGCGACCTGACAACCATGTTCGGCGTCGTCGGCGCCGCCGTCCGAGTGGAAGCCGTGGCGTTGTCGGACGAACCGGGCGTGACGGCCATGCGGGTGGTTGCGTCCGAACCGGGCCGCAGCACGATCGAGGCCGGCAACAAGCTGGGCGATGTGGACGGCGGCAACATCGAAAGCATCGACGTGCCAGTCAGACGCCTCGACGATCTGCACCTGACAGACATCGGCCTGATCAAGATCGACGTTGAGGGCCATGAACTCGCCGTGTTGCGCGGTGCCACAGAAACTCTCGCACGTCACCGCCCGGCGGTCGTGGTGGAGGCCGAGGAACGTCATCATCCCGATTCCATCGCGCAGATCACCCGGCTGCTGCATGGACTGGGCTACGCAGGTTACTTCGATCTGGATGGCGTCCGGCGGCCGATACGAGAATTCGACCCGGCACGGCATCAAGATCCGGCCAACGTCGGCAGCCAGGAGGACGGTTGGGCCGGCCGCGGCGTCTACGTCAACAATTTCGTCTTCTTGCCCGAGAACGCCTAG
- a CDS encoding glycosyltransferase family 4 protein, with translation MSVPPPPADRARPPSGRPDKLAVIHVGPDVYSIGGTQSVIRIIRDHNIGADEIRVLSTWAGPRRHLKSLLLTARAGLVLARVAGTTIAHFHISNGGAWLREGSLIRLARARGLRVIATVHGSDFPEFAQSHPRFVGATLQLTDHVITLSAEASAAVAEVAPTIPTTIVANPIMIDREAPGAGSTPPVVLFAGAVGHRKGVDRLVAAWRLLLAEGIEGRCRIVGPIDDYTPPPTERLTVEGPVHPDAVRELIRSVRVVALPSSAEGMPMILTEALAGARPFVATAVGGTAQITPDPSMLVPLDDVPALAAAIGRYLRDPALAERDGLRGRQHVAATRSPEVIDARLRQIYEGCGIAAS, from the coding sequence ATGTCGGTGCCGCCGCCTCCAGCTGATCGGGCTCGCCCACCGAGCGGGCGGCCGGACAAGCTCGCGGTGATCCACGTGGGGCCCGATGTGTACAGCATCGGCGGGACGCAGTCGGTGATCCGGATCATCCGCGATCACAACATCGGCGCCGACGAAATCCGGGTCCTTTCGACGTGGGCAGGGCCGCGTCGCCATCTGAAGAGCCTATTGCTCACCGCGCGTGCGGGATTGGTGCTGGCCCGGGTCGCGGGAACGACCATTGCACACTTTCATATCTCCAACGGCGGAGCGTGGTTGCGGGAAGGATCGTTGATCCGACTGGCCAGAGCGCGCGGTCTGCGGGTGATCGCCACCGTCCACGGCTCCGACTTTCCTGAGTTCGCCCAATCGCATCCTCGGTTCGTGGGCGCCACGCTGCAGCTCACAGACCACGTGATCACCTTGTCGGCCGAAGCCTCCGCCGCCGTTGCCGAGGTGGCGCCCACGATACCGACCACCATCGTGGCGAACCCGATCATGATCGATCGAGAGGCTCCCGGGGCCGGCTCGACGCCGCCGGTGGTGCTGTTTGCCGGCGCCGTCGGGCATCGGAAAGGCGTGGACAGGCTCGTCGCGGCGTGGCGACTACTGCTCGCCGAGGGCATCGAAGGACGTTGTCGCATAGTCGGTCCCATCGACGACTACACGCCGCCACCGACGGAACGGCTGACCGTCGAAGGCCCGGTACATCCCGACGCCGTGCGTGAGTTAATTCGATCGGTTCGAGTGGTTGCGCTGCCGTCGTCGGCGGAGGGGATGCCGATGATCCTGACCGAGGCCCTCGCCGGTGCGCGACCGTTTGTGGCGACGGCCGTCGGCGGTACGGCGCAGATCACACCGGACCCGAGCATGCTCGTTCCGCTCGACGACGTGCCGGCTTTGGCCGCGGCGATCGGGCGCTACCTACGCGACCCGGCCCTGGCCGAGCGTGATGGGCTACGAGGTCGGCAGCACGTCGCGGCCACCCGGAGCCCCGAGGTCATCGATGCGCGGCTGCGCCAGATCTATGAGGGCTGTGGCATTGCGGCAAGTTGA
- a CDS encoding aldo/keto reductase, with protein sequence MSVSAIGFGCAALMRSPSRKERMAVLASAMAGGITHFDIARMYGLGRAEAELGAFLRTVDRDSVTIATKFGIDVGGAARRLARFQSPARALLRKAPALRRTVKRRQAPSAAVRLYDAAGAARSLDQSLAALGVDYVDILFVHAPRPGDTVAGDELREFFERARRQGKIRAWGVSQDEGLDADFSEAFAPEGVNQLRSDLLDPAPRTADLAFGVLSGPYRKVSAALRADPVLARRWREALQTDPLAPGVLATLILGSSATATGCRAILYSSTRPHRVAAAASAVSSPPDAETVTRFLALVKEFREGSAA encoded by the coding sequence TTGTCGGTCAGTGCAATCGGTTTCGGGTGCGCGGCCTTGATGCGATCGCCCTCCCGCAAGGAGCGGATGGCCGTGCTGGCCAGCGCGATGGCCGGCGGTATCACCCATTTCGACATCGCGCGGATGTACGGGCTGGGCAGGGCAGAGGCAGAGCTGGGGGCGTTTTTACGCACGGTCGATCGCGACAGCGTGACCATCGCCACCAAGTTCGGCATCGATGTCGGCGGCGCGGCTCGGCGCCTCGCGCGGTTCCAAAGCCCAGCCAGGGCATTGCTTCGGAAGGCGCCCGCGCTCCGCCGCACCGTGAAGCGACGCCAGGCGCCCTCCGCGGCCGTCCGGCTGTACGACGCGGCGGGCGCTGCACGCAGCCTCGACCAAAGCCTCGCCGCGCTCGGCGTCGACTACGTCGACATCCTGTTCGTACACGCCCCGCGACCCGGCGACACGGTGGCCGGCGATGAACTCCGCGAGTTCTTCGAACGCGCCCGCCGGCAGGGAAAGATTCGAGCGTGGGGCGTCTCGCAGGACGAGGGGCTCGACGCGGATTTCTCCGAAGCCTTTGCGCCCGAAGGGGTCAATCAGCTGCGCAGCGATCTCCTCGATCCGGCACCGCGAACCGCCGACCTCGCGTTCGGCGTGCTGAGCGGGCCGTACCGAAAAGTCTCGGCTGCGCTGCGGGCGGATCCGGTGTTGGCGCGGCGTTGGCGCGAAGCCCTGCAGACCGACCCCCTCGCTCCCGGCGTGCTTGCCACGCTGATCCTCGGATCATCCGCCACCGCAACGGGTTGCCGGGCGATTCTTTACAGCAGCACCCGGCCACACCGGGTTGCGGCGGCCGCATCCGCCGTGTCGTCGCCGCCGGACGCGGAAACCGTGACGCGGTTCCTCGCGCTCGTCAAGGAGTTTCGAGAGGGGTCTGCCGCGTGA